GCGCGCCACGTCGTAGTAGCTCTTGTTGACGCCAGCGACGCCGGACCATGTGAGCACGGCCACGGGAAAGGCTGTCGACAACGCGATGAGGAAAGCTGCTGCCGAATAGCTCGACGGGAAAAAGTAGAACGTGAGCGGCAGGAGTGCCGTGGCTGGCACGGGGCCCAGCACGCGAAGCACCGGATGTACCCAGTAGCCGATGGCGCGCGACCAGCCGATCGAGACACCGATCAGAAAGCCCGCAATCGCTCCGAAGCCGAAGCCCAGTCCGAGCAGCTTGAGCGTGTTTGCGGCGCTGTCACCGAGACGTCGCCAGTCTTCCGTGTAGACCTCGATGAGCGCCTGCGGCGGTGCGAAGAACGGCGTGGGCAGCGAGCCGGTCTTCGCGGTGAGGATTTCCCAGGCGGAGAGCGCCACCGCGATGGCCACAAGCCACGGTCCCGCACCCGTCAGGGCTTCACGCAAGCGAAGCAGCGGGGGTGTCGCGCGACCGGCGACGGATAACACCGCAAGCAAGGCGGCCACAGCCAGCGCAAACACGCCCAACTCGTCGGTGAAGGCCCAGTCGGAGAAGCCGACGGCCTTGTTCGGCCAGCGCAGCGTGAGCGCACCGAAGGCGGCCCACGCCAGCGCGGCGGCAAAGCCCACGCCCCACAGCGCAGACGTACGCGGGGCGGCGAACAACTGGTCGATCTCGGTTTCGTCGAAGGCCGGCACGCGCGGCAAGGAAGCTGCGCTCGCCGCACTTGTCCGCAGCGCGGACCCTTCGGTCTGTTCCGTCAGCTCAAGCGCACTGGCGGGCGATGCACCGCGCAGTGCGGCGTTGTCGAGAATGGCACTCATGATCACTTGTCCGGGAGGTGCGCTCAGCCCAGCACGTTGGCGTAGACGTGTTGCGCGAGTTTCTGCGGATCGGTTGTCTTCTTGAGCACACCGATGCGGCGGAAGTCGTCGGCGAAGTACGCGATTTCGTCGCGCAGGTCCACGCCGGTCGGGTGATGGGAATAGGTGAGCGTGGCGTAAAGCTTGCGCAGATCCTCGGGACTGATCTTCGGCGAATACTTCGCAAAGATCTTCGCGGCCTCGTTCGGGTTCTCGTTGACGAACTCGGTGGCCTGCACGATGGAGCGTGCCAGTGCACTCGCGGCCGCACGGTCGTTGCGCACCAGATCGCCGCGCGCGCCGATCACGCAGCACACCTTGCGGGCATACTCGCCGGTGAGGTTCGTCGCCAGTTCCACGTACGCACCGTTGGTGCGTTTCTCCAGCAGATAGAGGTTCGGATCGCCGTCGGCAATCGCCTGAATTTCCCCCTTGTCCACGGCCACGCCGAGCAGGTCGGCCGGGTACTGACGCCAGGTGATGTCGCGCTCGGCGTCGATGCCGTTCTTTGCCAGCAGAATCTGGAAGAAGTGCTTGCCCGGTGCCGCCAGATCCGACACGCCGACCGTCTTGCCTTTGAGGGCGGCGAGCGACGTAATGCCCGCTGCCTTCGAGCCGAGCAGGCGCACGCAGCCGCCATGCGAGCTACCGATGATCTTCACGTCGAAGCCCGACTCGAGCGGCTTGAGCCAGCGGTGAATCATGCCCACGGCCGCGTCTGCCTTGCCGGTGGCAATGGATTCGAGCAGCTGGTCCGTCGAACCGCTGTAGTTGATCAGGTCGACTTGCAGGCCGTTCTTCTCGAAGAAACCACGCTCCTGTGCGGCAACGATGGGCGTCAGGCAGAACGAGTTCTGGTTCCACGCGAAGGTGAGCTTCTTCGGCTGCGACCAGGCCTGACGGCCGAGCAGCAGGGCGGGTGCGGCAAGCGCGACAGCGGTGCCCGCGCGCAGCACCTTGCGGCGACCGGCGTGCAC
This window of the Pandoraea sputorum genome carries:
- a CDS encoding ABC transporter permease codes for the protein MSAILDNAALRGASPASALELTEQTEGSALRTSAASAASLPRVPAFDETEIDQLFAAPRTSALWGVGFAAALAWAAFGALTLRWPNKAVGFSDWAFTDELGVFALAVAALLAVLSVAGRATPPLLRLREALTGAGPWLVAIAVALSAWEILTAKTGSLPTPFFAPPQALIEVYTEDWRRLGDSAANTLKLLGLGFGFGAIAGFLIGVSIGWSRAIGYWVHPVLRVLGPVPATALLPLTFYFFPSSYSAAAFLIALSTAFPVAVLTWSGVAGVNKSYYDVARTLGASEAFLVLRVAIPAALPNVFVGLFMGLGASFSVLVTAEMMGVKSGLGWYLTWAQGWASYVNMYAALIVMALLFSGVITLLFTVRDRALAWQKGTVKW
- a CDS encoding ABC transporter substrate-binding protein, translated to MTGISSSATQTDVHAGRRKVLRAGTAVALAAPALLLGRQAWSQPKKLTFAWNQNSFCLTPIVAAQERGFFEKNGLQVDLINYSGSTDQLLESIATGKADAAVGMIHRWLKPLESGFDVKIIGSSHGGCVRLLGSKAAGITSLAALKGKTVGVSDLAAPGKHFFQILLAKNGIDAERDITWRQYPADLLGVAVDKGEIQAIADGDPNLYLLEKRTNGAYVELATNLTGEYARKVCCVIGARGDLVRNDRAAASALARSIVQATEFVNENPNEAAKIFAKYSPKISPEDLRKLYATLTYSHHPTGVDLRDEIAYFADDFRRIGVLKKTTDPQKLAQHVYANVLG